A part of Desulfofundulus salinus genomic DNA contains:
- the gyrA gene encoding DNA gyrase subunit A, which produces MSVNIGKVIPIDINEEMKHSYLDYAMSVIVGRALPDVRDGLKPVHRRILYAMHQLGLTPDRPHRKSAHIVGEVMSKFHPHGDMAIYDALVRMAQDFASRYPLVDGHGNFGSVDGDAPAAMRYTEARMARITMAMLADIEKNTVDFIPNYDGSTEEPKVLPARIPNLLVNGSSGIAVGMATNIPPHNLGEVIDGVIKLIDNPDITIPELMQVIKGPDFPTGGKIMGRQGIREAYQTGRGAIKVRAQATVEKIGGGKNAIIVHELPFMVNKARLIEKIAELVREKKIDGITDLRDESDRRGMRIVIELRRDVKPQVILNQLYKHTQMQETFGVIMLALVDGQPQVLNLRQMLGHYLEHQKEVVVRRTRFDLDKAEARAHIVEGLRIALDHIDEVINTIRASRTVEIAKNALMEKFGLSEKQAQAILDMRLQRLTGLERDKLEEEYKELLDRIAYLRGVLADERKVLQIIKDELTEMRQKFADPRRTVISDEDTTLEAEDLIPEEEVVITITNQGYIKRMPLDTYRSQKRGGRGITAMGTKEEDFVRHLFITSTHHYFLFFSNRGKVYRLKVHEIPEAGRQAKGTALVNLIYIGQQERITAVIPVREFSNGLYLFMATRFGVVKKTELEQFDTSRRDGIIAIKLDEQDELVEVKLTSGREEIIIGTNQGLAIRFPEEEVHPYGRTARGVKGITLQPGDTVVAMDIVRPDGDVLVVTANGYGKRTPVSDYRLQSRGGKGIISARVTERNGPVVAMQVVKPEEEIMVISAEGIIIRLKASDISTMGRATQGVMLMRLAPGDKLVAAALVSAEE; this is translated from the coding sequence TTGTCCGTTAATATCGGCAAGGTAATTCCCATCGACATCAACGAGGAAATGAAGCATTCCTACCTGGATTACGCCATGAGCGTAATCGTGGGCCGGGCCCTGCCCGATGTGCGGGACGGGCTGAAACCAGTGCACCGGCGCATTCTTTACGCCATGCACCAGCTGGGGCTTACCCCCGACCGTCCCCACCGCAAGAGCGCCCACATTGTGGGTGAGGTAATGTCCAAGTTCCACCCCCACGGGGATATGGCCATTTACGACGCCCTGGTGCGCATGGCCCAGGACTTTGCCAGCCGCTATCCCCTGGTGGACGGCCACGGCAACTTTGGCTCCGTTGATGGGGACGCCCCGGCGGCCATGCGCTACACGGAAGCCCGCATGGCCCGCATTACCATGGCCATGCTGGCGGATATTGAAAAGAATACGGTCGACTTCATCCCCAACTACGACGGCAGCACCGAGGAACCCAAGGTATTGCCCGCCCGCATCCCCAACTTGCTCGTGAACGGTTCCTCAGGCATTGCCGTGGGCATGGCCACCAATATCCCGCCCCATAACCTGGGGGAAGTAATTGACGGCGTGATCAAGCTGATCGACAACCCGGACATCACCATTCCGGAGTTAATGCAGGTAATCAAGGGGCCAGACTTCCCCACCGGCGGGAAAATTATGGGCCGGCAGGGCATCCGGGAGGCCTACCAGACGGGCCGGGGGGCCATAAAGGTGCGCGCCCAGGCCACGGTGGAAAAAATTGGCGGAGGTAAGAACGCCATTATCGTCCACGAACTGCCCTTTATGGTAAACAAGGCCCGGCTGATTGAAAAAATAGCCGAGCTGGTCCGGGAAAAGAAAATCGACGGTATTACCGACCTGCGGGACGAATCAGACCGGAGGGGAATGCGTATTGTCATTGAGCTGCGGCGGGATGTCAAGCCCCAGGTGATCCTCAACCAGCTCTACAAGCATACTCAGATGCAGGAAACCTTCGGGGTAATCATGCTGGCCCTGGTGGACGGCCAGCCCCAGGTATTGAACCTGCGGCAGATGCTGGGCCATTACCTGGAGCACCAGAAGGAAGTGGTCGTCCGGCGCACCCGCTTTGACCTGGACAAGGCCGAGGCCCGGGCCCACATTGTGGAAGGGTTACGCATTGCCCTGGATCACATTGACGAGGTCATCAATACCATCCGGGCCTCCCGGACGGTGGAAATAGCGAAAAATGCCCTTATGGAAAAGTTTGGCCTTTCCGAAAAACAGGCTCAGGCCATTCTGGACATGCGCCTGCAGCGCCTTACCGGCCTGGAGCGGGATAAGCTGGAAGAGGAGTACAAAGAACTTTTGGACAGGATTGCCTACCTGCGGGGTGTGCTGGCCGATGAACGGAAGGTCTTGCAGATTATTAAAGACGAGCTCACCGAAATGCGGCAGAAATTTGCCGATCCCCGCCGCACGGTGATCAGCGACGAGGACACCACCCTGGAAGCCGAGGATTTGATTCCGGAAGAAGAAGTGGTAATCACCATTACCAACCAGGGTTATATCAAGCGCATGCCCCTGGATACCTACCGGAGCCAGAAGCGCGGCGGCCGGGGCATTACCGCCATGGGGACAAAGGAAGAGGACTTTGTGCGGCATTTATTTATTACCAGCACGCACCACTACTTCCTCTTTTTTTCCAACCGCGGGAAGGTCTACCGCCTGAAGGTGCACGAAATTCCCGAAGCCGGGCGCCAGGCCAAGGGAACGGCCCTGGTCAACCTGATCTATATTGGCCAGCAGGAGCGGATCACTGCGGTGATCCCGGTGCGGGAATTCAGTAACGGGCTGTATCTTTTCATGGCCACCCGCTTTGGTGTGGTGAAGAAAACGGAGCTGGAGCAGTTCGATACTTCCCGCCGGGACGGCATTATCGCCATCAAGCTTGACGAGCAGGACGAACTGGTGGAAGTAAAGCTCACCAGCGGCCGGGAAGAAATTATCATCGGCACAAACCAGGGGCTTGCCATTCGCTTCCCCGAGGAGGAAGTGCATCCCTACGGGCGCACCGCCCGGGGGGTGAAGGGAATCACCCTGCAGCCGGGGGATACGGTGGTGGCCATGGATATCGTGCGCCCGGATGGAGACGTGCTGGTGGTCACGGCAAACGGTTACGGCAAACGTACCCCCGTGTCCGATTACCGCCTCCAGTCCCGAGGCGGCAAGGGGATCATCAGCGCCCGGGTGACCGAGCGCAACGGTCCGGTGGTGGCCATGCAGGTGGTCAAACCGGAAGAGGAGATCA
- the gyrB gene encoding DNA topoisomerase (ATP-hydrolyzing) subunit B produces the protein MNNRYGAEEIQVLEGLEAVRRRPGMYIGSTGPRGLHHLVYEVVDNSIDEAMAGFCDRIEVVVHKDNSVTVIDNGRGIPVDIHPKTGLPAVETVLTMLHAGGKFGGTVYKVSGGLHGVGVSVVNALSEWLEVEICRDGHVYHQRYERGKAVTPLKTIGTAKATGTKVSFKPDAEIFEELVFNHETLSQRLRELSFLNRGIKIIFRDERTDQEVVYQHDGGIRDFVHYLNKNKEVLHNRPIYVFGERENVQVEVALQYTEGYVESLFSYVNNIHTVDGGTHEAGFKSALTRVVNDYGRKYNLLKNGTPALTGEDIREGLTAVISVKVPEPQFEGQTKTKLGNSEVRGIVDTVVADGLATFLEENPSIARRILDKAITAARAREAARKARELTRRKSALESASLPGKLADCSDRDPSKTELYLVEGDSAGGSAKQGRDRRFQAILPLRGKILNVEKARMDKILANEEIRALITALGTGIGEDFDLSKARYHRILLMSDADVDGAHIRTLLLTFFYRYMRPLLEAGYVYIAQPPLYRIRKGKIDRYAYSDAELEEILKEIGRDGVSIQRYKGLGEMNPQQLWETTMNPEKRTILKVSIEDAIEADAIFSMLMGDRVEPRREFIQQNARAVRNLDV, from the coding sequence ATGAACAATCGCTACGGCGCGGAAGAAATCCAGGTTCTTGAAGGATTGGAAGCTGTCCGCCGCCGCCCGGGGATGTACATCGGGAGCACTGGTCCCCGGGGTCTGCACCACCTGGTTTATGAAGTGGTGGACAACAGCATAGACGAAGCCATGGCCGGTTTCTGCGACCGGATAGAAGTAGTTGTCCATAAGGACAACAGCGTGACCGTCATTGACAACGGCCGCGGCATTCCCGTGGACATTCACCCCAAAACCGGCCTGCCGGCGGTGGAAACGGTCCTCACCATGCTGCACGCCGGGGGAAAATTTGGCGGCACCGTATACAAAGTTTCCGGGGGGCTGCACGGGGTAGGGGTGTCGGTGGTAAACGCCCTTTCCGAGTGGCTGGAAGTAGAGATTTGCCGGGACGGGCACGTTTATCACCAGCGTTACGAACGGGGGAAAGCGGTTACCCCGTTGAAAACCATTGGTACGGCTAAAGCCACGGGCACCAAGGTTTCCTTTAAGCCGGATGCGGAAATCTTTGAAGAGCTGGTGTTCAACCACGAAACCTTAAGCCAGCGCCTCCGGGAGCTGTCTTTTTTAAACCGGGGCATTAAAATTATCTTCCGGGATGAGCGTACGGACCAGGAGGTAGTCTACCAGCACGACGGCGGCATCAGGGATTTCGTGCACTACCTGAATAAAAATAAAGAGGTCCTGCACAACCGGCCCATTTACGTGTTTGGCGAGCGGGAAAACGTCCAGGTGGAGGTGGCCCTGCAATATACCGAGGGCTACGTGGAAAGCCTGTTTTCCTACGTCAATAACATCCACACCGTGGACGGGGGCACCCATGAGGCCGGTTTTAAAAGCGCTCTCACCCGGGTGGTCAATGACTACGGGAGAAAATACAACCTCTTAAAAAACGGCACCCCCGCCCTTACGGGAGAGGACATCCGGGAAGGGTTGACGGCGGTGATCAGCGTCAAGGTGCCGGAGCCCCAGTTTGAAGGCCAGACCAAGACCAAGCTGGGGAACAGCGAAGTGCGGGGGATTGTGGATACGGTGGTGGCCGACGGGCTGGCCACCTTCCTGGAGGAAAACCCGAGCATTGCCCGCAGGATACTGGATAAAGCCATTACCGCCGCCCGGGCCCGGGAAGCCGCCCGCAAGGCCCGGGAGTTGACCAGGCGCAAGAGCGCCCTGGAAAGCGCTTCTTTGCCCGGGAAGCTGGCCGACTGCTCCGACCGGGATCCCAGCAAGACTGAATTGTACCTGGTGGAGGGGGACTCGGCCGGCGGTTCGGCCAAACAAGGGCGGGACCGGCGGTTCCAGGCCATCCTGCCCCTGCGGGGCAAAATCTTGAACGTGGAAAAGGCGCGCATGGACAAGATCCTGGCCAACGAGGAGATCCGGGCCCTGATCACGGCCCTGGGCACGGGAATTGGGGAAGACTTTGACTTGAGCAAGGCCAGGTACCACCGCATCTTGCTCATGAGCGATGCGGACGTGGACGGGGCCCATATCCGCACCCTGCTTTTAACCTTCTTTTACCGCTACATGCGCCCCCTTTTAGAGGCGGGTTACGTTTATATTGCCCAACCTCCCCTGTACCGCATTCGCAAGGGCAAGATTGACCGTTATGCCTACAGCGATGCCGAGCTGGAGGAAATACTCAAGGAAATCGGCCGCGACGGGGTTTCCATTCAGCGCTACAAGGGTCTTGGTGAAATGAACCCGCAGCAGCTCTGGGAAACCACCATGAACCCGGAAAAGCGGACCATTTTAAAGGTGAGCATAGAGGACGCCATAGAAGCAGACGCCATTTTCTCCATGCTCATGGGAGACCGGGTTGAGCCCCGCCGGGAGTTTATCCAGCAGAACGCCCGGGCCGTGCGCAACCTGGATGTCTAA
- the remB gene encoding extracellular matrix regulator RemB: MFLHLGGDVIIPKKDVIAILNVRAQNSPITREFLEIVRSEKTVQIIAEKGKEKSYVLTREQIYVSPISCSTLKKRAEAIIFTVD, encoded by the coding sequence TTGTTTTTACATCTCGGCGGCGATGTGATCATCCCTAAAAAAGATGTGATTGCCATATTAAATGTGCGCGCGCAGAATTCTCCCATCACCCGAGAGTTTTTGGAAATTGTCAGGAGCGAAAAGACGGTCCAGATAATCGCGGAAAAGGGCAAGGAAAAATCCTATGTACTCACCCGTGAGCAAATATATGTATCCCCTATTTCCTGTTCCACCTTAAAGAAAAGGGCGGAAGCGATAATTTTTACTGTAGATTAG
- the recF gene encoding DNA replication/repair protein RecF (All proteins in this family for which functions are known are DNA-binding proteins that assist the filamentation of RecA onto DNA for the initiation of recombination or recombinational repair.) — protein MHIEQIRLENFRGYARLHWQPDPLINVITGGNAQGKTNLLEAIFFGFTGHSFRTNRDREMIHWGSSYCRVEINFHSGQQENSTVILLSAEGKKQRKLNASTGRDMDPVLLPLVFTPDHLLMIKGSPAVRRRWLDQELGPLQPGYLACFRRYQQVLAQRNNLLQKIRVKQRNRQELEPWNQQLAAFGAKIIAWRCRLLAELSPIVREIYGQIGGRDEKAGLSYLSSLPLERTTGEAEICESFMGELSRRYDEEVARGQTLVGPHRDDLGTTINGQDVRRFGSQGQQRTMVLALKLAQLELGRRFAGDYPVILLDDVFSELDQYRRAQLVEHIRKKTQVFVTTSQSAGWDIAGLSGRVITVREHVLHEGG, from the coding sequence GTGCATATAGAGCAGATCCGCCTGGAAAATTTTCGTGGCTATGCCCGGCTACACTGGCAACCTGATCCCCTGATTAATGTCATCACGGGAGGTAATGCCCAGGGTAAGACCAACCTCCTGGAGGCTATTTTTTTTGGTTTTACCGGGCACTCCTTCCGGACCAACCGGGACAGGGAGATGATCCACTGGGGCAGTTCCTATTGCCGGGTTGAAATAAATTTCCATTCGGGGCAGCAGGAAAACTCTACGGTTATCCTTTTATCCGCCGAAGGAAAAAAACAGAGGAAGCTAAACGCAAGCACAGGTCGGGACATGGACCCGGTCCTGCTGCCCCTGGTGTTTACCCCCGATCACCTGCTGATGATCAAGGGAAGTCCTGCAGTGCGGCGCCGCTGGCTGGATCAGGAGCTGGGGCCCCTGCAACCGGGCTATCTGGCCTGTTTTCGCCGCTACCAGCAGGTACTGGCCCAGCGGAACAATTTATTGCAGAAGATCAGGGTAAAGCAACGCAACCGGCAGGAACTGGAGCCGTGGAACCAGCAGCTGGCGGCTTTTGGCGCCAAAATCATTGCCTGGCGGTGCCGCCTGCTGGCGGAGCTTTCCCCCATAGTGCGGGAGATTTACGGCCAGATAGGCGGAAGGGACGAAAAGGCAGGCCTTTCCTATCTTTCCTCCCTTCCCCTGGAACGGACAACGGGAGAAGCGGAAATCTGCGAGAGCTTTATGGGGGAATTATCCAGGCGCTATGACGAGGAAGTGGCCCGGGGGCAGACTTTAGTTGGACCCCACCGGGACGACCTGGGCACCACCATCAACGGCCAGGACGTCCGTCGCTTTGGCTCCCAGGGGCAGCAGCGCACCATGGTGTTGGCCCTGAAGCTGGCCCAGCTGGAACTGGGAAGGCGTTTTGCGGGGGACTACCCCGTCATCCTCCTGGATGACGTTTTTTCCGAACTGGATCAATACCGGAGGGCACAGCTGGTCGAGCACATACGGAAGAAAACGCAAGTTTTCGTGACGACCAGCCAATCCGCCGGTTGGGATATTGCTGGCCTTTCCGGACGGGTGATAACCGTTCGGGAGCATGTACTTCATGAAGGGGGTTAG
- the dnaN gene encoding DNA polymerase III subunit beta, whose amino-acid sequence MKFTTSKSTLAHAIGTVQKAVSPRSPLPILSGVLFKAHGDQLTVTGSDTELTIQCTVNVETEREGSIVLPIKYIADLVRYLPDVPIQFHTLPESTSTTIIYGVSQINIHGFEPEQYPRLPAVEKGASLSLAQDVLKDMLRQVLFAVSNDETRPIFTGVLMQVEEGQLRLVATDTYRLAVRRFQLEREPEQQINVVIPGKTLNEVARLIGGDEEEITIVCGENHVFFLTGTLKIASRLIAGQFPPYEQVIPREFVTRARLATREILEATERASLLVRDGHPAVQFSLQEDGCVVSVQTQAGWIREEVSGAVEGEPLEIWFNARYMGESLRALGSEELSLELTGPLSAAVLRPAGEENYLSLLLPAKPPKE is encoded by the coding sequence GTGAAGTTCACCACCAGCAAATCGACGCTTGCCCATGCCATAGGAACGGTACAAAAAGCAGTATCCCCGCGTTCGCCGCTGCCAATCCTTTCCGGCGTCCTTTTTAAAGCGCACGGTGACCAGCTGACTGTCACCGGGTCCGATACGGAACTAACTATCCAGTGCACGGTAAACGTGGAAACGGAAAGGGAAGGTTCGATAGTCCTGCCCATCAAGTACATTGCGGACCTGGTCCGCTACCTGCCGGACGTGCCCATCCAGTTCCACACCCTGCCGGAAAGTACCAGCACTACCATTATTTACGGTGTCTCCCAGATAAACATTCATGGGTTCGAACCCGAGCAATACCCGCGTCTGCCGGCGGTGGAAAAAGGAGCCAGTCTTTCTCTGGCCCAGGATGTACTTAAGGATATGTTACGGCAGGTGCTTTTTGCCGTTTCCAACGACGAAACGCGTCCCATCTTCACCGGCGTTTTAATGCAGGTGGAGGAAGGCCAGCTGCGGCTGGTGGCCACCGACACCTACCGCCTGGCCGTGCGCCGCTTTCAGCTGGAACGGGAACCGGAACAACAAATCAACGTCGTCATTCCCGGGAAAACTTTAAACGAGGTGGCCCGGTTAATCGGCGGCGATGAGGAAGAAATAACCATTGTTTGCGGGGAAAATCACGTTTTCTTTCTTACCGGAACACTGAAAATAGCCTCCCGGTTAATTGCCGGCCAGTTTCCTCCTTACGAACAGGTCATTCCAAGAGAATTTGTTACGCGCGCGCGGCTGGCTACCAGGGAAATACTGGAAGCAACGGAAAGGGCCTCTCTGCTTGTTCGCGATGGGCACCCGGCGGTACAATTCTCACTGCAGGAGGACGGCTGCGTGGTTTCCGTGCAGACCCAGGCCGGCTGGATCCGGGAAGAAGTGAGCGGGGCGGTGGAAGGGGAGCCCCTGGAAATCTGGTTCAACGCCCGGTACATGGGTGAAAGCCTGCGGGCCCTGGGCAGCGAGGAATTAAGTCTGGAATTGACCGGCCCCTTAAGTGCGGCCGTGCTCAGGCCGGCGGGGGAGGAAAATTACCTGTCCCTGCTGCTGCCGGCAAAACCGCCTAAAGAATAG
- the dnaA gene encoding chromosomal replication initiator protein DnaA → MVKAHITEIWDELLAHIQPRLDAETYEIWQESVLPLGFHRSTFFIQVPNQFYRDWLVTRYASIIKNYLQEITRDEIEVQFLPAEEVNEKLLNRIRKSTPSVATETCPLNPRYTFDTFVVGNSNRFAHAACLAVAESPAETYNPLFIYGGVGLGKTHLMHAISHYILERGTYSRIVYVTSEKFTNELINAIAEKRAVEFRNKYRGMDVLLIDDIQFLAGKERTQEEFFHTFNTLYEANKQIVISSDRPPKEIPTLEDRLRSRFEWGLITDIQPPDLETRIAILRKKAHLDNVNVPDETLEYIAQQITSNIRELEGALIRVVAYASLYKQQITTQLARDILKDILPKKSPKQITAQLIQEKVAAYYGLKPDDFKSKRRSRNVAFPRQIAMYLTRELTDLSLPQIGDAFGGRDHTTVLHACEKISSQMATDTLLEEAIKEIRQKIKEEV, encoded by the coding sequence ATGGTAAAAGCACATATCACTGAGATTTGGGATGAACTCCTGGCCCATATCCAGCCGCGCCTGGATGCGGAAACCTATGAAATCTGGCAGGAATCGGTACTCCCCCTGGGGTTTCACCGGAGCACATTTTTCATCCAGGTCCCAAACCAATTTTACCGTGACTGGCTGGTCACCCGCTATGCGTCCATAATCAAAAATTACCTGCAGGAAATCACAAGGGACGAAATTGAAGTACAATTTCTACCCGCCGAAGAGGTTAATGAAAAACTACTCAACAGAATACGCAAATCAACGCCTTCCGTAGCTACGGAAACCTGCCCCCTCAACCCCCGTTATACCTTTGATACCTTCGTGGTGGGCAACAGCAACCGGTTCGCCCACGCAGCCTGTCTGGCAGTAGCCGAATCTCCAGCGGAAACCTATAATCCCCTGTTCATTTACGGCGGGGTTGGGCTGGGGAAAACCCACCTGATGCATGCCATAAGCCACTATATCCTGGAGCGGGGCACCTACAGCCGCATAGTTTACGTTACTTCAGAAAAGTTCACCAATGAGCTGATCAATGCCATCGCAGAAAAGCGGGCGGTGGAATTCCGCAACAAGTACCGGGGCATGGACGTGCTGCTCATCGACGACATCCAATTTCTGGCCGGTAAGGAACGCACCCAGGAAGAATTCTTCCATACTTTTAACACTTTATACGAGGCTAACAAGCAGATTGTCATTTCCAGCGACCGACCGCCCAAGGAAATACCAACGCTGGAAGACCGGCTGCGCTCCCGCTTTGAATGGGGCCTGATAACAGACATCCAACCGCCGGATCTGGAAACGAGAATTGCCATTCTAAGGAAAAAGGCCCACCTGGACAACGTCAACGTACCTGATGAAACGCTGGAATACATAGCGCAACAAATCACGTCCAACATACGTGAGCTGGAGGGGGCACTCATACGGGTGGTGGCCTACGCCTCCCTGTACAAGCAGCAGATCACCACCCAGCTGGCCCGGGATATCCTGAAGGACATCCTGCCCAAAAAGTCGCCCAAACAGATTACGGCGCAATTAATCCAGGAAAAGGTAGCCGCCTATTACGGTCTTAAACCGGACGATTTCAAGTCCAAAAGGCGCAGCCGCAACGTGGCTTTTCCCCGGCAGATCGCCATGTACCTGACCCGCGAACTGACGGATCTTTCCCTGCCGCAAATCGGGGACGCCTTCGGGGGAAGAGACCACACCACCGTGCTCCACGCATGCGAGAAGATAAGCTCCCAGATGGCCACCGACACGCTGCTGGAAGAAGCCATCAAGGAAATCAGACAAAAAATTAAAGAAGAAGTATAG
- the rpmH gene encoding 50S ribosomal protein L34 — MKRTYQPKNRKRKKIHGFLKRMSTRAGRNVIKRRRLKGRKRLTA, encoded by the coding sequence TTGAAGCGCACTTATCAGCCTAAGAACAGAAAGCGTAAAAAGATTCATGGCTTTTTAAAGCGCATGTCCACCAGGGCAGGCCGTAATGTAATTAAGAGGAGAAGGCTGAAGGGAAGAAAAAGACTTACTGCATAA
- the rnpA gene encoding ribonuclease P protein component, translated as MVGWFCERDWSVAMEILKKKKDFQRVYRRGHSVACGALVLYLSRNRGQGRRFGFSVSKKTGKAVVRNRVRRVLREICRLNEDWFPHDHDVVIIARREAVGKNFHDLAGQLYNLARRAVRKMTSKG; from the coding sequence TTGGTCGGGTGGTTTTGTGAGCGGGATTGGTCCGTGGCCATGGAGATTTTAAAAAAGAAAAAAGATTTTCAACGGGTTTACCGGCGGGGTCATTCCGTGGCCTGCGGTGCCCTGGTTTTGTATTTGTCCCGTAATCGAGGACAGGGCCGGCGTTTTGGTTTTTCCGTGAGTAAAAAAACGGGCAAGGCTGTTGTCCGGAACCGCGTGCGCCGTGTTTTGCGGGAAATCTGCCGTCTAAATGAGGATTGGTTTCCACATGATCATGATGTAGTGATCATCGCCCGCAGGGAGGCCGTGGGGAAAAACTTTCATGACTTGGCGGGACAGCTATATAACCTTGCCCGTCGGGCTGTCCGCAAGATGACGTCGAAAGGTTGA
- the yidD gene encoding membrane protein insertion efficiency factor YidD — protein MRALVIAGLRFYQRFISPLKPPSCRFYPTCSEYAIRAVAKYGVTRGLLLALWRLLRCHPLCRGGYDPVK, from the coding sequence ATGCGCGCTTTGGTTATCGCCGGACTGCGTTTTTACCAGCGTTTTATTTCGCCTTTAAAGCCGCCCAGTTGTCGCTTTTACCCTACGTGTTCCGAGTATGCCATACGGGCCGTGGCTAAATACGGTGTAACCCGTGGTTTGCTCTTAGCCCTGTGGCGTCTTTTGCGTTGCCATCCCCTTTGCCGGGGTGGCTATGATCCGGTTAAATAA
- a CDS encoding YidC/Oxa1 family membrane protein insertase, translating to MFQALVDGMTALLNWLYHLTELAHMANYGLAIILLTILIKIALYPLSVKQMRSMVIMQQLAPKVKEIQERYRNKDPQKMQQKIMELYREHNVNPMAGCLPLLIQMPILIALYRALLHFNYADPAHARFLWVKNLSQVGDPYFILPLLAGLTTYVQSRMTTNMTDPTQRTMLIVMPIFIAWISATVPAGLALYWVIFNAVGIVQQYFVNRHTQGLKEALNTGGGSRENR from the coding sequence TTGTTTCAAGCTCTAGTTGATGGCATGACCGCTCTGTTAAACTGGTTGTACCACCTTACAGAGCTGGCTCATATGGCAAATTACGGCCTGGCGATCATTTTACTTACCATTCTCATTAAGATTGCCCTTTACCCCTTGTCCGTCAAGCAGATGCGCTCTATGGTGATCATGCAGCAGCTGGCGCCCAAGGTTAAGGAGATTCAGGAGCGCTACCGCAATAAAGATCCCCAGAAAATGCAGCAAAAAATCATGGAACTGTACCGGGAACATAATGTAAATCCTATGGCCGGATGCCTGCCTCTTTTGATTCAGATGCCCATTTTAATTGCCCTCTATCGCGCGCTTTTGCACTTTAATTACGCGGATCCCGCCCATGCCCGGTTCTTGTGGGTGAAAAATCTAAGCCAGGTGGGAGATCCCTATTTTATCCTCCCCCTTTTAGCTGGTTTAACTACCTATGTTCAATCGCGCATGACCACCAACATGACCGATCCCACCCAGCGCACCATGCTGATCGTCATGCCCATCTTTATTGCCTGGATTAGTGCTACCGTGCCTGCGGGCCTGGCTTTATACTGGGTGATTTTCAATGCCGTTGGTATTGTCCAGCAGTATTTTGTGAACAGGCATACCCAAGGTTTGAAGGAGGCGCTAAACACCGGTGGAGGGAGTAGAGAAAACCGCTAA
- the jag gene encoding RNA-binding cell elongation regulator Jag/EloR yields MEGVEKTAKTVDEAVSLALAQLGISREEAEIEVLEEPSRGFLGLLGSRPARVRVRVKDTPSRRAKELLDKLLGAMNLPVNMAIEEKENNVFIDIEGRDVGILIGRRGETLDALQYLVSLYVNKNKSQRCKVFLDVEGYRRRREETLQRLAVKLAEKAKQRGRNVVLEPMTSHERRIIHTALQGRDDIYTYSEGEEPYRKIIISPKK; encoded by the coding sequence GTGGAGGGAGTAGAGAAAACCGCTAAAACAGTGGACGAGGCGGTTTCCCTGGCGCTGGCCCAACTGGGAATTTCCCGGGAAGAAGCGGAAATTGAGGTTTTAGAGGAACCTTCCAGAGGTTTTTTGGGACTGCTGGGTTCACGACCGGCTCGGGTCAGGGTACGGGTTAAAGATACGCCGTCGCGCCGGGCAAAGGAATTGCTCGATAAGCTTTTAGGGGCCATGAACCTCCCCGTAAATATGGCCATCGAAGAGAAGGAAAATAACGTGTTCATTGATATAGAGGGACGGGATGTGGGCATACTGATCGGCAGGAGGGGCGAAACCCTTGATGCCCTCCAGTACCTGGTTAGTCTCTATGTCAATAAGAATAAAAGTCAGCGGTGTAAAGTGTTTTTAGATGTGGAAGGTTACCGCCGCCGGAGGGAGGAAACCCTGCAGCGTTTGGCCGTAAAACTGGCCGAAAAGGCCAAGCAGCGCGGCAGGAATGTGGTACTGGAACCGATGACTTCCCACGAGCGCAGAATCATCCATACCGCCCTTCAGGGAAGGGACGATATCTATACCTACAGCGAGGGCGAGGAACCTTACCGCAAAATAATAATCTCCCCCAAAAAATAA